The genomic region GCTAGCATGCGCGCGGGCGAGCGGCCGCGCAGCAGCGGCGCCGACGGGCGCACCAGCCTGGAGCTGATCACCGCGCTCTACAAGTCGGCGTTCACGGACATCACGGTCCGCGCCGGCGGCATCGGACCCGGCGACCCGTACTACACCGCCCTGCACGGCGGCGCGCCCGGCTGGGCACCCACGACGCACGAGGAGGCATCGGCATGACCGCACAGGACGGCCTGCGCATCGTCCACGCCCACGGCGACCGCATCACGATCACCGAACCCACCACCGGTGTCGACCTGTTGAGCTACGTGTACGGCCCCGAGTCGGCCTGGGAGGCCCCGAAGCCGTATCTGCACCCGCTCAGGACCCTGGCGGGCAACGTTGTCACGGACTACCGGCCCAACGACCACCGCTGGCACAAGGGCCTGCAGATGACCGCCTCGCATCTGTCGGGGTCGAATCTGTGGGGCGGCAACACATACGTTCACGGAGAGGGGTATCTCGAACTCCCTGAGCGTGTCGGGTCGATGGCGCATGTCGCGTTCGACGAGGTGCACGCCGACAGCGACCGCGTGGTCATCGCCGAGCGGCTCACCTGGCATCCCTACGACGGCACGCTGTGGGCGGACGAGGAGCGCCGGGTAGAGGTGCACGACGTGGACCCGGCGTCCGGTTCCTGGGCGCTGACCTGGAGG from Streptomyces sp. NBC_00878 harbors:
- a CDS encoding PmoA family protein, whose product is MTAQDGLRIVHAHGDRITITEPTTGVDLLSYVYGPESAWEAPKPYLHPLRTLAGNVVTDYRPNDHRWHKGLQMTASHLSGSNLWGGNTYVHGEGYLELPERVGSMAHVAFDEVHADSDRVVIAERLTWHPYDGTLWADEERRVEVHDVDPASGSWALTWRSSVTNRRDEPLLFGSPTTAGREMAGYTGLFWRGPRGFRDGRIIGPDSEGPDLMGQQAPWLAYSAEHDVVDGYATLVFAHAPENDHTGEGGAHPAHWFVRNEPFAAVAPSYAFFDELELAPGETLTRRYRVVVADGAWERDEIAKYLAVHPW